The Brachionichthys hirsutus isolate HB-005 chromosome 3, CSIRO-AGI_Bhir_v1, whole genome shotgun sequence genome has a window encoding:
- the rpz4 gene encoding rapunzel 4 produces the protein MANQLQKLVSDRKDMVETAMEVFEQGAEVVASIAGDLFPIFAIAAPIVRLALENVESKEAAFMKEQFQKVRDRLEVVSEEIQRINEEIKKSGLDTAYFPLEENITNQFRKYMDILNAKPKFREVKKKLFLEHFAKTGGDKNLITLYNAVTGDNFSGESVLDITLNYEEKSRRPVEDFCARLKKLFCIGLIALLGHAALKGYDEEDALLKDWGEKMTAVQDKMNAAIEDCIVGFPKQAELDSRRLVRDQAHLTHQQLADAVVEKLRKKFDWVGWSVRVFRTPTGLFAKKKDFHCPAGKSRFQVPSSDEKLHVWVSYSASPEPVDKNYVQQVVQSQKKLTVVGVAELLFQKMPGGCVVHAVKSSRELACSWSFPDELHYWDEHKNVFVCVHSA, from the coding sequence ATGGCAAACCAGCTGCAGAAGCTCGTGTCGGACAGGAAGGACATGGTGGAGACCGCGATGGAAGTGTTCGAACAAGGGGCGGAAGTGGTGGCCAGCATCGCCGGCGACCTCTTCCCGATTTTTGCCATCGCGGCGCCGATCGTGAGGCTGGCTCTGGAGAACGTGGAGAGCAAAGAAGCGGCGTTCATGAAGGAGCAGTTCCAGAAGGTGCGCGATCGCCTGGAGGTGGTCTCCGAGGAGATCCAGCGGATCAACGAGGAGATCAAGAAGAGCGGGTTGGACACGGCGTATTTCCCGCTGGAGGAGAACATCACCAACCAGTTTAGGAAGTACATGGACATCCTCAACGCCAAGCCGAAGTTCAGGGAGGTCAAGAAGAAGCTCTTCCTGGAGCATTTTGCCAAAACCGGCGGCGACAAAAACCTCATCACCCTCTACAACGCCGTGACGGGAGACAACTTCTCCGGGGAATCGGTGCTCGACATCACCCTGAACTACGAGGAGAAAAGTCGCCGGCCGGTTGAGGACTTCTGCGCCAGGCTGAAGAAACTCTTCTGCATCGGGCTGATCGCGCTGCTGGGCCACGCCGCTCTGAAGGGATACGACGAGGAAGACGCTCTCCTGAAGGACTGGGGTGAGAAGATGACGGCCGTCCAGGATAAAATGAACGCCGCCATTGAAGATTGCATCGTCGGCTTCCCCAAACAAGCCGAGCTGGATTCCCGCCGCCTCGTCAGAGACCAGGCGCACCTGACCCACCAGCAGCTCGCCGACGCTGTCGTCGAGAAGCTGAGGAAGAAGTTTGACTGGGTGGGCTGGTCCGTGCGCGTCTTCAGGACCCCCACGGGGCTGTTCGCCAAAAAGAAGGACTTTCACTGCCCGGCGGGGAAAAGTCGCTTCCAGGTCCCTTCGTCCGACGAGAAGCTTCACGTCTGGGTGTCCTACAGCGCCTCGCCCGAGCCGGTGGACAAGAACTACGTCCAGCAGGTGGTGCAAAGTCAGAAGAAACTGACGGTGGTGGGAGTGGCGGAGCTCCTCTTCCAGAAGATGCCCGGCGGCTGCGTGGTCCACGCGGTcaagagcagcagagagctgGCCTGCTCCTGGAGCTTCCCGGACGAGCTGCACTACTGGGACGAGCACAAGAACGTCTTCGTCTGCGTTCACTCGGCTTGA